The following are encoded in a window of Ricinus communis isolate WT05 ecotype wild-type chromosome 4, ASM1957865v1, whole genome shotgun sequence genomic DNA:
- the LOC8289644 gene encoding putative kinase-like protein TMKL1, protein MNNPHMLKLILGLTSAIVLISLILVIFRYFRKSQNDVESPELKHGDDETETEDLVTFQGGQDLTIDDILDAPGEVIGKSNYGTLYRALLHRSNSVRLLRFLRPICIARFKDFDEVIQLLGYVRHPNLVPLLGFYAGPRGEKLLIHPFLGRGNLAQFIKDGNAESHKWTTMYKISIGIAKGLDHLHTGLQRPIVHGNLKSKNILLDRNYQSYISDFGLHLLLNPTAGQEMLEASAAEGYKAPELIKMKDASERTDIYSLGIILLELISGKEPINENPTPDEDFHLPTFMRNAVLDRRITDLYHPDILLSNHSDNETPVTEECILKYFQLAMSCCSPSPSLRPNIKQVLLKLEEIGI, encoded by the exons ATGAACAACCCCCATATGCTAAAACTGATTCTTGGATTAACTTCAGCAATTGTTTTGATCAGTCTTATACTTGTCATCTTTCGTTACTTCAGAAAAAGCCAAAATGACGTAGAAAGCCCTGAGCTGAAGCATGGAGATGATGAGACAGAAACAGAGGACTTGGTGACATTTCAAGGAGGGCAAGACCTAACTATAGATGACATTCTTGATGCTCCAGGAGAGGTGATAGGGAAATCCAACTATGGTACCTTGTACAGGGCTTTGTTGCACAGGAGTAACTCTGTCAGGTTGCTTAGATTCTTGAGGCCAATTTGTATTGCTAGGTTTAAAGATTTTGATGAGGTGATACAGTTGCTAGGCTACGTTAGACATCCTAATTTGGTGCCTCTGTTGGGGTTTTATGCTGGGCCAAGAGGTGAAAAGCTTCTTATTCATCCGTTTCTTGGGCGTGGCAATCTGGCTCAGTTCATTAAAG ATGGAAATGCGGAGTCTCACAAATGGACCACCATGTATAAAATATCTATTGGTATAGCCAAAGGACTGGATCATCTTCACACAGGATTGCAGAGGCCTATAGTTCATGGGAATCTCAAGTCAAAAAACATACTGTTGGATCGCAATTACCAATCATACATATCAGACTTTGGCCTGCATCTCCTCTTGAATCCTACTGCTGGCCAAGAAATGCTTGAAGCTTCTGCAGCTGAGGGATACAAAGCTCCTGAGCTAATCAAAATGAAAGATGCAAGTGAGCGTACTGATATTTACAGCCTTGGCATAATCTTGCTTGAACTAATTTCTGGTAAGGAACCAATCAATGAGAATCCAACTCCTGATGAAGATTTTCATCTGCCGACTTTCATGAGAAATGCAGTTCTTGATCGAAGAATAACAGATTTATACCATCCGGACATACTCCTTAGCAATCACAGTGATAATGAAACCCCAGTTACTGAAGAATGCATACTTAAATATTTTCAGCTTGCTATGTCTTGCTGTTCTCCTTCGCCTTCTCTTAGACCGAACATCAAACAAGTCCTTTTGAAGCTTGAAGAAATTGGCATATGA